The Chitinophagales bacterium region TTCAATGTATAAAAGTGTATGCGAAAACTTAGCAACGATGAACTGGGCAGGGTTGAAAAACACCAATTTTCAACCGTAAAAAAAATGCCGATTGTAATAGTATTAGATAACATCCGCAGCCATTTGAATGTAGGCAGCGTATTTAGAAGTTGCGATGCATTTCCGGTAGAAGCCCTGTTTTTATGCGGCATTACAGGCACACCGCCTCACCGCGACATTCAAAAAACAGCACTTGGCGCCACCGAAACCGTAGCATGGAAACACTTTGCACAGATTGAAGATGCCATACAAGAACTACGTGCAAACAACTACCAAATTATTGCCATTGAGCAAGCAGAAAACAGTACTTCATTACAAGCACTATCTCCACTCCTATGCCAACCAACTGCATTAGTTTTTGGAAACGAAGTTGAAGGTGTTCAGCAATCTATTGTTTCTATAAGCGATTATTGTGTAGAAATTCCACAATACGGCAGTAAACATTCATTAAACATTGCAGTAAGCGCAGGTGTGGTGCTATGGGAAGCTGCAAGAAATTTTTATACTTAACCGTATGTTGAAGCCTTCTTTTTCTTCCATTAAAAATATTGTATTCGATATTGGAAACGTATTGGTGGATATTGACTATAACGTTACCATAGCCGA contains the following coding sequences:
- a CDS encoding RNA methyltransferase; translated protein: MRKLSNDELGRVEKHQFSTVKKMPIVIVLDNIRSHLNVGSVFRSCDAFPVEALFLCGITGTPPHRDIQKTALGATETVAWKHFAQIEDAIQELRANNYQIIAIEQAENSTSLQALSPLLCQPTALVFGNEVEGVQQSIVSISDYCVEIPQYGSKHSLNIAVSAGVVLWEAARNFYT